Proteins from a genomic interval of Paenibacillus sp. FSL R5-0623:
- a CDS encoding multidrug efflux SMR transporter produces the protein MAWMAIVGAGICEIFGVIGINGASTKKGWPYIVLMLVSFVFSFSLLSYAMTSIPMGTAYAVWTGIGTVGSTLTGMFLFGERKEAKRILFIAMILVAAVGLKLIT, from the coding sequence ATGGCTTGGATGGCAATTGTAGGTGCAGGGATATGTGAAATTTTCGGCGTAATCGGTATTAATGGTGCTTCCACTAAGAAAGGATGGCCATACATCGTACTTATGCTGGTTTCGTTTGTTTTCAGCTTCTCGCTGTTGTCCTACGCCATGACGTCCATTCCGATGGGCACAGCGTATGCCGTGTGGACGGGGATCGGGACGGTCGGCAGTACGTTAACAGGCATGTTCCTGTTTGGTGAACGGAAAGAAGCGAAGCGTATCCTGTTCATCGCGATGATTTTGGTGGCAGCCGTTGGTCTGAAACTGATCACATAA
- a CDS encoding PucR family transcriptional regulator yields the protein MGETTLHIQVRDMLKRPVFRKAEVLASDRALERYVRWVHIMEVPEVGDLLNGGELVLTTGIGWQEGEQQGLSFLRQLIARGAAGLCMELGDHTKSQLGAMKEIAVAADFPLIWFHEQVRYIDITQDLHFTLIRSHQRMIAELDSLTTSFNQLLLNGDGVQPLLRLLSRTTGCAVALYPLEGEASAVPYCPPEQLETRRQDWFLQREHLEGEHITALKAYTESALDVISIPVQALDYTFADLVLLYQKLPDHDSSISIKPSDEFIIQALERCAAAIAQDWMRTKYMEEKRRYKEDMWVIDWLNGHHSTKEIHEYVSTVNPLLATSKATIILFDSNPAYTDSLRLQKLLIQRNIVARSVFARENFTLYSTVLNHQIILIILDPLPGSQRKSSLWRCIEQLQQHEQEQTHRLFSGLFGIGHSCADLARLKDSLDSAKETLRIQKDIGVMQQPFYSNLHCYRIIASMKQSGNLDDFIEEYLGPLIRYDVEKGGQLLRTLKQYLVLCCSKQETATALYIVRQTLYHRLDKIEALLGEDYILPEKRVAIELAIYAYEYVHGPIA from the coding sequence GTGGGGGAGACAACGCTTCATATTCAAGTCAGAGACATGTTAAAACGTCCCGTGTTTCGCAAGGCGGAAGTTCTGGCCAGTGATCGTGCACTGGAGCGGTATGTTCGCTGGGTTCATATCATGGAAGTCCCTGAGGTAGGGGACTTGCTCAATGGCGGGGAATTGGTGCTGACGACAGGCATTGGCTGGCAGGAAGGTGAGCAGCAAGGCCTGTCTTTTTTGCGTCAGTTAATTGCACGTGGGGCTGCAGGACTCTGCATGGAACTGGGGGATCATACCAAGTCACAGCTCGGTGCCATGAAGGAAATTGCAGTTGCCGCAGATTTCCCGTTAATCTGGTTCCACGAACAAGTCCGTTATATCGATATTACGCAAGACCTGCATTTTACCCTGATTCGCAGTCATCAGCGGATGATCGCCGAACTCGATAGTCTCACCACCTCATTTAACCAACTTCTTCTGAATGGAGATGGCGTACAACCTCTGCTTCGATTATTGTCACGAACAACCGGATGTGCTGTGGCGTTATATCCACTTGAAGGAGAAGCAAGTGCAGTTCCCTATTGCCCTCCAGAGCAGTTGGAGACTCGTCGGCAGGATTGGTTTTTGCAGCGGGAACATTTGGAGGGGGAGCATATCACAGCGTTAAAAGCATACACGGAGAGCGCATTGGATGTGATCAGCATACCTGTTCAGGCGTTGGACTACACCTTTGCCGATCTTGTGCTGTTGTATCAAAAGCTGCCGGATCACGATTCAAGCATATCGATCAAACCCTCAGATGAATTCATCATTCAGGCACTGGAACGTTGCGCGGCCGCGATTGCCCAGGACTGGATGCGAACCAAATACATGGAAGAGAAACGCCGCTACAAAGAAGATATGTGGGTCATTGACTGGCTTAACGGACATCACTCCACGAAGGAAATCCATGAATATGTATCCACCGTTAATCCCCTTCTCGCAACGAGCAAAGCCACCATAATCTTATTCGACAGCAACCCCGCGTACACAGATAGCCTCAGACTTCAGAAGTTATTGATCCAACGCAACATTGTTGCCCGTTCCGTGTTCGCTCGGGAGAATTTCACCCTCTACAGCACCGTTCTGAACCACCAGATCATTCTTATCATTCTCGACCCACTACCCGGATCTCAGCGCAAAAGCAGTCTATGGCGCTGCATCGAACAGCTGCAGCAGCACGAGCAGGAACAGACCCACCGCCTCTTCTCAGGCCTGTTCGGTATCGGTCATAGCTGCGCGGACCTCGCCCGTCTCAAGGATAGCCTGGATTCCGCGAAGGAGACACTTCGGATTCAGAAGGACATCGGCGTGATGCAGCAGCCTTTTTACAGCAACCTTCATTGTTATCGCATCATTGCCAGCATGAAGCAGAGTGGCAATCTGGATGATTTCATTGAAGAATATCTGGGGCCGCTCATCCGTTACGATGTAGAGAAAGGAGGTCAGTTGCTGCGCACGCTCAAACAATATTTGGTCCTGTGCTGCTCTAAGCAAGAGACGGCCACCGCTCTATATATCGTCAGGCAGACGCTGTATCACCGTTTGGACAAAATCGAAGCCCTTCTGGGAGAAGACTATATCCTCCCCGAGAAAAGGGTCGCGATTGAACTTGCCATCTACGCCTATGAGTACGTTCATGGGCCAATCGCATAA
- the hydA gene encoding dihydropyrimidinase → MSTRKLIRNGVLVTASDTFEADILIEKGKITQIGIGLMPDERTEVVDAAGCYVIPGGIDPHTHLDMPFGGTVTADDFATGTTAAAFGGTTTIIDFCLTQKGRPLIESLQEWHAKAEGKAAIDYGFHLMIGEMNDQVLEELPQIIEEEGVSSFKVFMAYKNQFQADDGILFQTLQKAKEYGALVMVHAENGDVIDLLVRQALAEGRTEPIHHALTRPSMLEGEATGRAASLAALADSQLYVVHVTCAEAVEQIARMREMGYRIWGETCPQYLTLDQSIMDQPNFEGAKYVWSPPLREAAHQEVLWNALKSGQLQTIGSDHCSFNFKGQKDLGKDDFSKIPNGGPVIEDRLSILYSEGVVKGRITLNQWVDLCSTRASKLFGLFPQKGTLAVGTDADIVIFDPSVNRVISADTHHMNVDYSAFEGMQVQGCPVTVLCRGEYVIRDRQYTGTAGAGQYVKRNKYDAGAPILVKQPVTAVNGGRS, encoded by the coding sequence ATGAGTACCCGCAAATTGATTCGTAATGGTGTGTTGGTCACGGCGTCGGATACCTTTGAAGCAGATATTTTGATCGAAAAGGGTAAAATCACGCAGATTGGCATCGGACTGATGCCTGACGAACGAACGGAGGTTGTGGATGCAGCGGGCTGTTACGTCATTCCGGGCGGGATCGACCCGCATACGCATCTGGATATGCCCTTCGGTGGAACGGTAACGGCGGATGATTTTGCGACGGGAACGACAGCGGCAGCCTTTGGTGGTACAACAACGATCATTGATTTCTGTCTGACACAAAAAGGCCGTCCATTAATCGAATCCCTCCAGGAGTGGCATGCCAAAGCCGAGGGTAAAGCCGCCATCGACTACGGTTTCCATCTTATGATCGGCGAGATGAATGATCAGGTGCTGGAAGAGCTACCGCAGATCATTGAAGAAGAGGGTGTGTCATCCTTCAAGGTGTTCATGGCATATAAGAACCAGTTTCAGGCCGATGACGGGATTCTCTTCCAGACGTTGCAAAAGGCAAAAGAGTACGGCGCACTCGTCATGGTGCATGCCGAGAACGGGGATGTCATTGACCTGCTGGTTCGACAGGCGCTCGCCGAAGGGCGTACCGAGCCGATTCATCATGCGCTGACTCGTCCATCCATGCTGGAGGGAGAAGCGACAGGCCGGGCGGCCAGTTTGGCTGCACTTGCGGATTCACAGCTGTATGTCGTGCATGTGACCTGTGCGGAAGCGGTGGAGCAGATCGCACGTATGCGTGAAATGGGCTACCGCATCTGGGGGGAGACTTGTCCTCAGTATTTGACTTTGGATCAGTCGATTATGGATCAGCCAAACTTCGAGGGTGCAAAGTATGTCTGGTCACCACCTCTGCGAGAAGCAGCGCATCAGGAAGTACTGTGGAATGCATTGAAAAGCGGTCAGTTGCAGACGATCGGCTCTGATCATTGTTCGTTTAATTTCAAAGGGCAGAAGGACTTGGGCAAGGATGATTTTAGCAAAATTCCGAACGGGGGGCCTGTCATCGAAGATCGCCTCAGCATTCTGTATTCAGAAGGTGTAGTCAAGGGGCGGATTACGCTCAATCAGTGGGTCGATCTATGTTCGACAAGAGCGAGCAAGTTATTTGGACTATTTCCGCAGAAAGGGACTCTGGCTGTAGGGACAGATGCGGATATCGTTATTTTTGACCCCTCTGTAAACAGGGTGATCTCGGCAGATACGCATCATATGAACGTGGATTACAGTGCATTTGAAGGCATGCAGGTACAGGGTTGTCCGGTGACGGTGCTGTGCCGCGGGGAGTATGTCATTCGAGATCGGCAGTATACTGGAACAGCAGGGGCAGGCCAATATGTGAAGCGCAACAAGTATGATGCAGGCGCGCCCATATTGGTGAAACAGCCTGTGACGGCAGTGAATGGAGGGAGAAGCTGA
- a CDS encoding multidrug efflux SMR transporter, translating to MNRNWLYVFIGGIIEIVWVSGLKHASNAWEWSLTGIAIVISFGLIIAASKRLPVGTVYAVFTGIGTAGTVLTEMVLFGEPFRLAKVLLIGLLLCGVIGLKLVTDQQEAQGGAA from the coding sequence ATGAACCGCAACTGGTTATATGTATTTATCGGTGGAATTATTGAGATTGTCTGGGTGAGCGGGCTGAAACATGCCTCGAATGCCTGGGAGTGGTCTTTGACGGGGATTGCCATCGTGATCAGCTTTGGACTGATCATTGCCGCTTCCAAAAGACTGCCTGTGGGTACGGTGTATGCCGTCTTTACGGGAATTGGTACGGCGGGTACCGTCCTTACGGAAATGGTACTGTTCGGTGAGCCGTTCCGCTTGGCCAAAGTATTGCTCATCGGGCTGCTGCTCTGCGGCGTAATCGGGCTAAAACTGGTTACGGATCAGCAAGAAGCCCAAGGAGGTGCAGCGTAA
- a CDS encoding TetR/AcrR family transcriptional regulator has product MNPIHEMNEKKKLIITTALKLFSSKGSAATSMQEIAELCGMSKGSLYIMFKSKEELEASTLEYCMYTLMDEMTQIEHETSLTSRERLHKQIETLLIHVAELKEFLRVQMRSMMMDDEQQRKEQCHPLQRDLEVRTLHWFKDKLEEQYGSEIEPYTIDLILLTQGLFLSYVKIWFTEMPSLTVTKMATNLLQMMDYAAHGFLKQRPLPLIPLEDWPAWITEPHPDSTVMRHPIHIIKQMQDIAASELPVGQPKNDALETIAILRQEMMEFTPRRAIILGMMHNLENVTAIQPLHSELQHILDAMYSRFIQADSSHT; this is encoded by the coding sequence ATGAACCCTATACATGAGATGAATGAGAAGAAAAAGCTCATCATTACTACAGCACTCAAGTTATTCTCATCCAAAGGCAGTGCTGCAACATCCATGCAAGAGATTGCAGAATTATGCGGGATGTCCAAAGGCAGCCTCTACATCATGTTCAAGTCCAAAGAGGAATTAGAAGCCAGTACTCTGGAGTACTGCATGTACACGCTCATGGACGAGATGACACAGATTGAGCATGAAACCAGCCTTACCTCGCGTGAGCGTCTGCACAAACAGATCGAGACACTGTTGATCCATGTTGCCGAACTCAAGGAATTTTTGCGGGTACAGATGCGCAGCATGATGATGGATGATGAGCAACAACGCAAGGAACAATGCCATCCGCTGCAAAGAGATCTGGAAGTCCGTACCTTACATTGGTTTAAGGATAAGCTGGAGGAGCAGTACGGATCGGAGATCGAACCATATACGATTGACCTTATTTTGCTGACACAAGGGCTGTTCCTCTCCTACGTCAAAATCTGGTTCACGGAGATGCCGTCCCTTACCGTTACCAAAATGGCAACAAATTTACTGCAAATGATGGACTATGCAGCGCACGGATTCCTTAAGCAGCGACCTTTGCCTTTGATTCCTTTGGAGGACTGGCCTGCCTGGATTACCGAACCCCATCCGGATTCCACGGTGATGCGGCATCCTATTCATATTATCAAGCAAATGCAGGATATCGCTGCCTCCGAATTGCCTGTTGGACAACCAAAGAATGATGCACTTGAGACCATTGCCATTCTCAGGCAGGAGATGATGGAATTCACGCCGCGACGTGCCATTATTCTGGGCATGATGCACAACCTGGAGAACGTAACTGCCATTCAACCCTTGCACTCCGAGCTTCAGCATATTCTGGATGCCATGTATAGCCGGTTCATCCAGGCTGACTCGTCACACACATAA
- a CDS encoding TetR/AcrR family transcriptional regulator translates to MTAQSIRDAALFHFARDGYEGASLRAIADEVGIKKPSIYAHFSCKDDLFLHTLAFAFHEVKRHTLEYFRDHADLPLEQRLKGLLIWFEQEYNAHASARLMLRNCFYPPLSLYGEVMDQVYPFIDGMERALTRLLQRAMRTEDIPAIPAEQAAIAFMTFLDGITVEIIYGSSRRYKRRLEASWPVFWHGIHHLNEEAQSVVPKGDSTT, encoded by the coding sequence ATGACTGCACAATCCATTCGGGATGCAGCCCTGTTCCATTTTGCCAGAGATGGCTATGAGGGAGCTTCTCTGAGAGCTATTGCTGATGAAGTCGGGATTAAAAAACCGTCCATATATGCGCATTTTAGCTGCAAGGATGACTTGTTTTTACACACACTGGCCTTTGCTTTTCACGAGGTGAAACGGCACACACTGGAATATTTCCGCGATCATGCGGATCTGCCATTGGAGCAGCGGCTGAAAGGCTTGTTGATCTGGTTCGAACAAGAATACAATGCCCATGCTTCGGCTCGATTGATGCTGCGTAATTGTTTCTACCCACCCCTTTCTCTGTATGGCGAAGTGATGGATCAAGTGTATCCATTTATTGATGGCATGGAACGTGCACTGACTCGTCTGCTGCAAAGGGCAATGCGTACTGAAGATATTCCGGCCATTCCCGCGGAACAAGCCGCCATTGCATTCATGACGTTCCTCGACGGGATTACCGTGGAGATTATCTATGGAAGTTCCCGTCGCTACAAGAGACGGTTGGAAGCATCCTGGCCTGTCTTCTGGCATGGCATTCATCATTTGAACGAAGAGGCACAAAGCGTTGTGCCGAAAGGAGATTCGACAACATGA
- a CDS encoding efflux RND transporter permease subunit has protein sequence MKGIINFSLNNKFAIWILTIIISFAGLYSGLTMKQETIPNINVPFLNVTAIDPGAAPEGIVEDVTKPLEVKLRNVDGVKTVTSTSMENAASITLEFDYGTDLTNATATVREALNEVQLPDSVQKPTISKFSINSFPVVSLSLSDKDGGDLEQLTRLVESDIQPALEDIDGVAQVQVSGQYVKEVQLKFDQAKMAELGLTEDTVNGIVQGSSIRVPLGLFELDKSQKAVVVDGNIIDIDDLKNLAIPVVPGGAGASAGNGSSAAPQGSGAPTGEAGQGTAPGASQGTDQAAGGNASVGSPSGAANAPGIPTVKLSEIAKIEVIGQAESISRTDGKESIGISVVKSNDANTVDVVNAVKDKAEELQSQFKNADLTVLLDQGKPIQDSVNTMLGKAVFGALFAILIILLFLRNIRSTIISIISIPLSLLMALTALNMMDITLNMMTLGAMTVAIGRVVDDSIVVIENIYRRLTLKGEKLKGRELVREATGEMFVPILSSTIVTIAVFLPLALVSGMVGELFLPFALTMVFALLASLIVAITIVPMLAHTLFRGGLKNKQNHEEKPGKMAEGYKRLLNWTLSHKLITVSIAVILLVGSLFLYPFIGASFLPEQQDKYVTITYSPQTGALREDVEKEALVAEKWLLEQPGLEKMQYSIGGTNPLSSMGGGGGNSALFYIEYNEDTKDFTQVKEQLVEGLKKEVTVGTWNELDMSGGLGGSGLSLSIYGDNVEQLKPVSDEILKLVEADKDNFEKADTTLADTYGQYTLVADQEKLSSLGLTAGQLAMALSPARERPVLTEVDIDNKTYKVYVETDDKTFNSIKEIEDETVTSPLGIEVPIKDVAKVEEGTSPNSIMQIDGKVVVQVTANILASDVTKASSNLQAEIDKLDLPDGVEVKFGGTTEQINDTFTQLGLAMLAAIAIVYFVLVVTFGGGLAPFAILFSLPFTVIGIMVGLFIAGGTLDVSAMMGGLMLIGIVVTNAIVLIDRVIHKEKEGMPTREALLEAGATRLRPILMTALATIGALLPLVTGLEESAGIISKGLGITVIGGLISSTLLTLVIVPIVYEFLMKFKKKRIED, from the coding sequence ATGAAAGGTATTATTAATTTTTCACTGAACAACAAGTTTGCGATTTGGATTCTGACGATTATCATCTCTTTCGCAGGTTTGTACAGCGGATTGACGATGAAACAAGAGACAATCCCGAACATCAACGTACCGTTTCTGAATGTCACTGCCATTGATCCGGGGGCTGCACCGGAGGGAATTGTTGAAGATGTCACGAAGCCGCTGGAAGTAAAACTACGCAATGTAGATGGCGTGAAGACAGTGACCTCCACTTCCATGGAGAACGCTGCATCGATCACACTCGAATTTGATTATGGAACAGATCTAACCAACGCGACTGCAACCGTTCGTGAGGCACTGAATGAAGTACAACTGCCTGACAGCGTGCAGAAGCCGACCATTTCCAAGTTCAGCATTAACTCTTTCCCGGTTGTATCTCTGAGCCTGTCCGACAAGGACGGTGGTGACCTGGAACAATTGACACGACTGGTTGAATCAGATATTCAGCCTGCACTCGAAGATATTGACGGTGTAGCTCAGGTACAGGTGTCCGGTCAATATGTAAAAGAAGTTCAATTGAAGTTTGACCAAGCCAAAATGGCCGAGCTGGGCCTGACCGAAGATACGGTAAACGGCATCGTTCAAGGTTCATCCATTCGTGTGCCCCTTGGACTGTTTGAACTGGATAAATCCCAGAAAGCCGTTGTTGTAGATGGGAACATCATCGACATCGATGATCTGAAAAACCTTGCCATTCCAGTTGTACCCGGCGGTGCCGGTGCTTCCGCAGGCAACGGTTCAAGCGCAGCCCCACAAGGCTCTGGAGCACCAACTGGTGAAGCTGGTCAAGGTACCGCTCCAGGTGCTTCACAAGGAACGGACCAAGCTGCTGGCGGTAATGCCAGTGTAGGTAGTCCTTCAGGCGCTGCCAACGCGCCTGGCATTCCAACTGTAAAACTAAGTGAAATTGCCAAGATCGAAGTCATCGGTCAAGCGGAATCCATTTCCCGGACAGACGGCAAGGAATCGATCGGTATTTCCGTTGTAAAATCCAACGATGCCAACACGGTTGATGTCGTTAACGCAGTCAAAGATAAAGCGGAAGAGTTGCAATCGCAGTTCAAAAATGCTGATTTGACTGTCCTGCTTGACCAAGGTAAGCCGATTCAGGACTCGGTGAACACGATGCTGGGCAAAGCCGTTTTTGGCGCCTTGTTTGCCATCCTGATCATCCTGCTGTTCCTGCGTAATATTCGTTCAACCATTATTTCCATTATCTCGATCCCGCTCTCCTTGCTGATGGCATTGACTGCGCTCAATATGATGGATATTACCTTGAACATGATGACGCTGGGTGCCATGACGGTTGCCATCGGACGGGTTGTCGATGACTCCATCGTTGTTATCGAGAACATCTACCGCAGATTAACACTCAAAGGCGAGAAACTGAAAGGCCGTGAACTGGTTCGTGAAGCAACGGGCGAGATGTTTGTGCCTATCCTTTCTTCCACCATCGTAACGATTGCGGTATTCCTGCCATTGGCCTTGGTAAGCGGTATGGTGGGCGAGCTGTTCCTGCCATTTGCACTGACCATGGTATTCGCCTTGCTGGCATCCCTGATCGTTGCCATTACTATCGTGCCGATGCTTGCACACACCCTTTTCCGTGGAGGGTTGAAGAACAAACAGAATCACGAAGAAAAACCAGGCAAGATGGCGGAAGGTTACAAACGTCTGCTGAACTGGACTCTGTCACACAAACTCATCACGGTCAGTATTGCAGTAATTCTGCTGGTCGGCAGTTTGTTCCTGTACCCGTTCATCGGTGCAAGCTTCTTGCCAGAACAACAGGATAAATACGTGACTATTACGTACAGCCCGCAAACCGGAGCTTTGCGTGAAGATGTCGAAAAAGAAGCACTCGTTGCCGAGAAGTGGTTGTTGGAACAACCAGGTCTGGAGAAAATGCAATATTCCATCGGCGGCACGAACCCACTGAGCAGTATGGGTGGCGGTGGCGGAAACTCGGCGCTATTCTATATCGAATATAACGAAGATACAAAAGACTTTACTCAAGTGAAAGAACAGCTTGTCGAAGGTCTGAAGAAAGAAGTTACCGTAGGAACCTGGAATGAGCTCGACATGTCCGGCGGTCTGGGTGGCAGTGGCCTGAGCCTATCCATCTATGGCGATAATGTAGAGCAACTCAAACCTGTATCGGACGAAATTCTGAAACTGGTTGAAGCGGATAAGGATAATTTTGAAAAAGCAGACACCACACTCGCTGACACCTACGGGCAGTATACGCTCGTGGCAGATCAGGAGAAACTAAGTTCCCTGGGCCTGACTGCAGGCCAACTGGCCATGGCACTGAGCCCGGCACGGGAACGTCCTGTGCTCACGGAAGTCGATATTGATAACAAAACGTATAAAGTATATGTAGAGACAGACGACAAAACATTCAACAGTATTAAAGAGATTGAGGATGAGACCGTCACTTCACCGCTTGGCATCGAAGTACCGATCAAAGATGTTGCCAAAGTGGAAGAAGGTACGTCCCCGAACTCCATCATGCAAATTGATGGTAAGGTTGTTGTACAAGTTACAGCCAACATCCTGGCTTCGGATGTAACGAAAGCTTCGAGTAACTTACAGGCTGAGATCGACAAACTGGATCTGCCTGATGGCGTTGAAGTGAAGTTCGGCGGTACAACCGAACAGATTAATGATACATTCACTCAACTGGGTCTCGCCATGCTGGCAGCCATCGCCATTGTATACTTCGTGCTCGTTGTTACATTCGGCGGCGGATTGGCACCATTCGCAATTCTGTTCTCCCTGCCATTTACGGTTATCGGTATTATGGTAGGTCTGTTCATCGCTGGTGGTACGCTTGACGTCTCCGCCATGATGGGTGGACTGATGCTCATCGGGATCGTGGTCACCAACGCCATCGTGTTGATCGACCGTGTTATTCACAAGGAAAAAGAGGGTATGCCTACCCGCGAAGCCTTGCTGGAAGCCGGTGCAACTCGTCTGCGTCCAATTCTGATGACCGCTCTCGCGACCATCGGTGCCCTGTTGCCACTGGTAACGGGTCTCGAAGAGAGTGCAGGTATCATCTCCAAAGGACTCGGAATTACCGTAATCGGCGGTCTGATCAGCTCCACGCTGCTCACGCTGGTTATCGTACCGATTGTGTATGAGTTCCTGATGAAATTTAAAAAGAAAAGAATCGAAGATTAA
- the preA gene encoding NAD-dependent dihydropyrimidine dehydrogenase subunit PreA: MADLSINLAGIRSPNPFWLASAPPTNTGYQVQRAFEAGWGGAVWKTLGEPIINTSSRFAAVHFGGQRVAGFNNIELISDRPLEVNLREIAETKKRFPDRAVVASLMVEPTREKWHEIVKMVEAVGVDGLELNFGCPHGMAERGMGAASGQQPDLVELQTMWVKEVATTPVIVKLTPNITDITATARAAVRGGANAISLINTINSLAGVDLDSWNTVPHVGGKGAHGGYCGPAVKPIALNMVAECARNPEVGVPISGIGGISDWRDTAEFLLMGATGVQVCTAAMHHGFRIVEDMIDGLNDYLDEKGLSSIAELVGQTVPRYSDWGNLDLNYKVVARINRDICINCNKCHIACEDTSHQCIDMLTDPSGSYLEVVEEDCVGCNLCSIVCPVDGAIDMVELVPEQEPVTWNERQSAIAMLQSVRDQSTKEAIS; encoded by the coding sequence ATGGCTGACTTATCCATTAATCTGGCAGGTATTCGATCACCCAATCCATTCTGGCTGGCTTCTGCACCACCGACCAATACGGGGTATCAGGTCCAGCGTGCGTTCGAAGCGGGCTGGGGTGGCGCGGTGTGGAAGACGCTGGGTGAGCCAATTATCAATACATCCTCCCGTTTCGCGGCGGTCCATTTTGGCGGACAGCGTGTAGCGGGGTTTAACAATATTGAATTGATATCCGATCGTCCGCTGGAAGTGAATCTGCGGGAGATTGCCGAGACCAAGAAGCGATTCCCGGATCGTGCGGTTGTGGCGTCACTGATGGTGGAACCTACGCGGGAGAAGTGGCATGAGATTGTGAAAATGGTGGAAGCCGTCGGCGTCGACGGTCTGGAGCTGAATTTTGGCTGCCCGCATGGTATGGCTGAGCGTGGCATGGGAGCTGCCTCCGGTCAACAGCCTGACCTTGTGGAGCTGCAGACGATGTGGGTGAAGGAAGTGGCGACCACACCGGTGATCGTGAAGCTCACGCCGAATATCACGGATATTACGGCGACCGCCCGGGCAGCTGTCCGCGGCGGCGCGAATGCGATCTCCTTGATCAATACGATTAACTCCCTGGCAGGTGTGGACCTGGATTCGTGGAATACCGTGCCGCATGTCGGCGGCAAAGGAGCACATGGCGGATACTGTGGCCCAGCCGTGAAGCCAATTGCACTGAACATGGTTGCCGAGTGCGCACGTAATCCGGAGGTGGGTGTGCCGATCTCGGGTATTGGTGGCATCTCGGACTGGCGGGATACGGCAGAGTTTCTGCTCATGGGCGCTACAGGGGTTCAGGTATGTACCGCAGCGATGCATCATGGATTCCGTATTGTGGAGGACATGATTGATGGGCTGAACGATTATCTGGATGAAAAGGGTCTAAGCAGTATCGCAGAGTTGGTCGGTCAGACGGTTCCACGTTACTCGGATTGGGGCAATCTTGATCTGAACTACAAAGTGGTCGCCCGCATCAACCGCGATATCTGCATCAATTGCAATAAATGCCATATTGCTTGTGAGGACACCTCGCATCAGTGTATTGATATGTTGACCGACCCGTCCGGCTCCTATCTGGAAGTGGTGGAAGAGGACTGTGTTGGCTGTAATCTGTGTTCGATCGTTTGCCCGGTGGATGGGGCGATTGATATGGTTGAACTTGTACCTGAGCAGGAACCTGTAACCTGGAATGAACGTCAGTCTGCGATTGCGATGCTGCAATCCGTTAGAGATCAATCAACCAAGGAGGCGATATCATGA